The Methanococcoides methylutens MM1 genome has a window encoding:
- a CDS encoding type IV pilin: MNFKRLFSDEKGVTPVIGVMLMIVVTVILAAAVSSYAGSIESQEAAPQATFAVSCDESSNAVTIEALGGDTIYKNNLKIEIESSFPAITGYVNMSEVSFSPNADYLRPGDVGTIAVGDGYNPTTYATESGWGVKFAGDEISQTVNIGDSFKCTLIDTDSGQTIFSTNVVVNP; encoded by the coding sequence ATGAATTTCAAGAGATTATTTTCAGATGAGAAAGGAGTAACACCTGTTATTGGTGTTATGCTGATGATTGTTGTCACAGTCATTCTTGCAGCTGCTGTAAGTTCATACGCCGGAAGTATTGAGTCCCAGGAAGCTGCTCCTCAGGCAACATTTGCAGTTTCATGCGATGAATCAAGTAATGCTGTTACAATTGAAGCACTTGGTGGGGACACTATCTATAAAAACAATCTGAAGATTGAAATCGAATCCAGCTTCCCTGCTATAACTGGATATGTCAATATGTCTGAAGTTTCATTTTCCCCGAATGCTGACTACCTGAGGCCAGGGGATGTTGGTACAATTGCCGTTGGAGATGGATATAATCCAACTACTTATGCAACAGAATCAGGTTGGGGTGTTAAATTCGCCGGTGATGAAATTTCTCAGACAGTTAATATTGGTGACTCTTTCAAGTGCACCTTGATTGACACCGACTCCGGTCAGACAATCTTCTCTACAAATGTAGTCGTGAACCCATAA
- a CDS encoding type IV pilin N-terminal domain-containing protein, whose translation MKIENMFNNEKGTSPVIGVMLMVVVTVILAAAVSSYSSGMIDTTESAPVATFDVKCVKDIDDSMSGTTLSYLQIKQVTGESMPTADLKIMTTDANGVVTEILPNNGATAYNNGYSDVTGSAPYLNNPGIGFEGNALTDFGNYTLKTGSVMDASQYGTDVGTTSLDVMFSDWANVSDGDFVNVKIVHTPSQKVIFQTDTEVI comes from the coding sequence ATGAAAATTGAAAACATGTTCAATAATGAAAAAGGAACGTCCCCTGTCATCGGCGTAATGCTGATGGTAGTGGTGACCGTGATCCTCGCAGCCGCTGTAAGCTCTTACAGCAGTGGTATGATCGATACAACGGAATCCGCACCAGTAGCAACATTTGATGTTAAATGTGTGAAAGATATAGATGATTCGATGTCTGGTACAACGCTTTCATATTTGCAGATTAAGCAGGTAACCGGTGAATCCATGCCAACAGCAGATCTTAAGATTATGACCACTGATGCCAATGGTGTAGTTACTGAGATTCTTCCAAACAATGGTGCTACTGCCTACAATAATGGATATAGTGACGTGACTGGTTCAGCTCCATATTTGAACAATCCTGGAATAGGCTTTGAGGGTAACGCTCTCACTGACTTCGGTAACTACACTTTAAAGACAGGATCTGTCATGGATGCTTCCCAGTATGGAACTGATGTGGGTACTACAAGTCTGGATGTTATGTTCTCTGATTGGGCAAATGTATCCGATGGTGACTTCGTGAATGTCAAGATTGTACATACTCCTAGCCAGAAGGTTATTTTCCAGACTGACACAGAGGTGATCTGA
- a CDS encoding cobalamin-binding protein, whose amino-acid sequence MSKIATIILVISILLMVSNVQAAAGSAVEYPITITDASGTTVTIEKEPERIVSLMPSITEIVFTVGAGDKVVGGTEDDYYPPEAQNLTKVGRYTTINYETVAHLEPDLVLIDEANGEETIKRLEELGIQTVMINPQTMDEIMDSILLVGTITNNEDNAQEIVDGMKLTIREITDSASEIPDNERPRVLYIVWDDPIYAAGKDTYPSDLISMAGGQNIIEASGWPTINLESVVSADPEIIICSGMGGLSYQIMNNTVNNDALETVSALKNDRVYPIKDPNIIELSGPRIVQGLEELHIYMGADWEQKGYTTLTEESQTQIVETDEGPEKEEIVQDGDNATARAPGFGVLLAACMMVLGYVRIRRH is encoded by the coding sequence ATGTCAAAGATAGCTACTATTATCCTGGTCATATCCATCCTGTTGATGGTATCGAACGTGCAGGCAGCAGCAGGGAGTGCAGTGGAATATCCGATAACCATCACAGATGCCTCTGGTACCACTGTGACCATCGAAAAGGAACCTGAAAGGATCGTGTCCCTGATGCCAAGTATCACTGAGATCGTGTTCACAGTAGGTGCTGGTGACAAGGTCGTTGGTGGAACCGAGGACGACTATTATCCTCCGGAAGCTCAGAACCTTACCAAGGTCGGTAGGTACACCACTATCAATTATGAGACGGTAGCTCATCTTGAACCGGATCTTGTCCTGATCGATGAGGCAAATGGTGAAGAGACGATCAAACGTCTCGAAGAGCTGGGAATACAGACCGTAATGATCAACCCACAGACCATGGATGAGATCATGGATAGCATACTCCTTGTAGGGACCATCACAAACAATGAGGACAATGCTCAGGAAATAGTAGATGGAATGAAACTGACCATCAGAGAAATTACAGATAGTGCCAGCGAAATACCTGATAATGAAAGACCAAGGGTACTGTACATTGTATGGGATGACCCTATCTATGCAGCCGGAAAAGACACCTACCCAAGTGATCTGATCTCCATGGCAGGTGGACAGAACATAATTGAAGCAAGTGGCTGGCCTACAATAAACCTTGAAAGTGTCGTCAGTGCTGACCCGGAGATAATAATCTGTTCAGGAATGGGAGGTTTATCCTACCAGATAATGAACAACACGGTAAACAATGACGCCCTTGAAACTGTTTCTGCTCTCAAGAACGACAGAGTCTACCCCATAAAAGATCCGAACATCATTGAACTGTCAGGTCCAAGAATAGTCCAGGGACTGGAAGAACTCCACATATACATGGGAGCTGACTGGGAACAGAAGGGTTACACTACTTTAACTGAAGAAAGCCAGACGCAGATCGTAGAAACAGATGAAGGACCAGAAAAAGAGGAAATTGTGCAGGATGGGGATAATGCAACTGCAAGGGCCCCAGGATTCGGAGTATTGCTTGCAGCCTGTATGATGGTCCTTGGATATGTGAGAATCAGAAGGCATTGA